The Apodemus sylvaticus chromosome 19, mApoSyl1.1, whole genome shotgun sequence sequence GAGCATTCCCTTTAcataaacatttctctttttgaTTTCAATAATTCCTGAATAGTATTCAAAAGAATTTTTACACTTGATTCAACAATAATCAATATCCTCTTTCTATAATGACAGTATTGTCTTCTAAGAGAGAATAGCCTTTTCCAGTGGACAAGCAAACCATATTTTAATTCCtggtatattttctaaaaataactaTTTCAACTATTGCTAACGTGGTACCCTGCCTGAGCTATACATAACAAATCTTATCTATATTCAAAAACTCAATCCCCAGTCCATCCAATACTGACTCACTATTGAAGATTTAAAGAAAAGCAATGGGTTTCAATTGTGGTATTGGAACAGTGCTTATACATGGGCCAAACAAAAGCACATTCCTTGAGAGGACCTGTGATGGACCACATGTACACCTGTAGCTACTGCTTTATGAGTGGATAGTGTGAAATCTGTGGAGATGAGAAAAATGTGCTCTCACTTAAATTTTCAACAAGTATAGATTGATGATAGAGATaggtaaatagaaaaaatatataactatagatagtagatgatagaagatagatagatagtatgtAGAGGctaattattgaaataaatattgatgAACACATAAATGTTGCCTAAAAATCTTTCTGCTaaatttaacaatgttttattttccagCTGCCATGACAATTTTTGTTTTCACAATGATTATGAAAAATATAACTACAGTGAGTGGATTTCTCCTCATGGGTTTCTCTGACAACTATGAGCTTCAGATCTtgcattctttctcttcttggtgacatacctatttggctcagcagggaacttcatcattatcaccatcacaatactggacccacagctccagtctcCAATGTATTACTTTCTGAAGCACATTTCCATTCTGGACCTCTCATCACTTTCCATTACAGTTCCCCAGTATGTTGACAGTTCCCTGGCAGGAAGTGGCTACATTTCATATGGACAGTGTAtgattcaggtttttttttttttcttcacagctttGGCCTGGAGTGAGACAGCCATTCTCACAGTGATgtcttatgaccgctatgtggccatctgcctcCCACTGCACTATGAAGTCATCATGAGTCCCAGAAAGTGTACTTGGGCTGTGGCAGTTGTGTGGCTAAGTGGAAGCATGTCTGGAACGTTATACACAACAGGTATACTCTCAATCAGATTTTGTGGTGAGAAAATAATTCACCAATTCTTTTGTGATGTTCCCCAGTTGCTCAAGCTCTCCTGTTCTAATAATTACCTTGTAATAATGGGAGTGGTCAATTTCCTGTCTGCAATTGCCTTTGTCTGCTTTATTGGGATTGTCATCTCCTATGTCCACATATTCTCCACAGTTCTCTGCCCTCTGCTGAAAGCAGATCTAAGGTCTTCTCTACttgccttccccatctctttgttATCTCATTTTGTCTTTCTTCAGGAACCTTTGCATATCTCAACCCAGCCTCAGACTCTCCCACTGCTTTAGAGTTTTTATTCTCTATCTTTTACACAGTACTGCCTCCAACTCTCAACCCTGTTATTTACAGTCTGAGAAATAAGATCCTAAAGAGTGTTGCAAGGATGTTTCTGTTTAGTACAAAATTCGCTGGTTGGAATCATTTGACCCATTGTTTATGATTGtttaattatatatgtgaatgatTTTATTCATTGGGTTTTGTTTAAACTCTAATGAAgtataatgttttgttttgctttcctgtacATAAACTATGTTATAAAATCATTTACTTATGGAAGTATATTGTcttatttctcttcattttagtATTAAAAGTGTTGTtccttcaaattaataaaaaatttaatagccTTGTAACATAGATTCACTAGCTTTTAGTAcctaacacatacacatgaagacaTACTGACAATCTCATTATATTTCTAACAGTTTTGCAGAGgcaaaattacaaatatttaaacACAACTGTAAGCATAATAGCCCTAGGTCCACCACCAAGTTATAAATTTaagtcaataatttatttttaaatttttagtttaaaattatttttctcaagcAATATACATTTGGTTTAAACGTATATGATATCAGTAGATAAATTTGCATAGTCTTACAGTTAATATTTTCCTAAACTATAGAtttcaatttatattaaaatttgtctgtatgtattccctcatttttcttatataaaatatctacaaTACTTAATTATTAAGTTATTGATACATGCATTTGTAATTATCAAGCTTTCTATAATTGCAAAGAATAGGTTTATTGGATCAAAGTATACAAAAATATCCAACTCTCTTAAATGATTTAACTATATGGCTTTCTACAAATAAACCACTTATGGTCAATTAAAAATGTAGGTCTAAAGCACTTCTAATAATCTCTTGATTTTACTTGTTTATGAAGAACTATGGATACAGTCAGAAACTCAGAGGTGTATGAAATCCTGCCAGATGTCTGAAACATGGTGATAAACAGTAGTGGAATCTGATGAGATGTGTATTTCAGTAATAATACTAATCCTTTGCAAAATTTCTTCAAATGTGTGTTATCTCAACAGATCAAACACAATGATACTTGTTAGTATTCATATtattaaaattgtatatatttcttttctttttgcaagaAGCTTCATAAAAATGATAATCCCTCATTTTAAATTAGTAAAACAATTCTTCAGTCTCTATTTCTGTTATCCAGGCCATTTTTTTCTATCTACATTTTGTGTACACTATATTTAGTCTTAGATTTTGACACCTCTAAGAACAAAAGTTGGTCAGTCTAGATTTTCAAGATACAATCACAAATGACTGATCATCAGGCCTTTTACCTCTTCAGACATTGGCCTGTTCTATCCATCTACAGAGGCATGTAAATTACATGtaattctttttgagttgcatattttctgaaatacttGTGCTAACCTGTTATTTTAGTAGTTGACTAAATTACAACATAAGCAAATCAATTCCATTTCCTAACtttatgttttagatttatttatatgagcattcatttataaattttgGGTGACAGCAAAGTGGCTTATTATTACCAAATGACTTGGTTAAGTAGATAATATTTGGTTTATAAgtattttcttgtcttctgtCCTAGATATGTTGAATGTCTCCATTTTAGtaataaagttattttctttgagattaTTGATCTTTCAAATATATACAACAACTCTGTGAATGTTGTGTTCTTTGGTATTAAAtgctttgccttttttttaacAAGTATCAAAAGCTTTGTTGTAGaccccaaacaaaaaacatttgcaattctttttaaaataacacatttctCAATGCTTGTTATGTATTTGCATttgtgtggttcatttacatataatttacttTCTATTAATAGTAACTCTGCAATGAACAAGCAATTATCTGTGAATTCCATAAACTTTAGACATTTCTACCCCTTTCTTCCAAGTTGCAAAACACTTTCTCTTCTGGTTTTCCTACATCTAGAATATAGATTGAAGACCTAGGTTATTACATTGGGTGCTCCAGCTGGAGGCACCAGCTTagagaaaaactgaaagaagaaGCTAAGCAGGAGTCATTTCTACCAAAGTTGGAGGGTTAGGTGTTCAGTTTTAGAAAACAGTCCCAGAGTTCAGAATCCAATCTGCAAATCAGTAAATCAGTAGTATGGCAATCATTATCTGAGTCCAGTTGTCTGCCCTGTGGTCTGTGCTGGGCCATTTGTAACCCCTGCCTTATCTGTTCTAAACTTGGTTACCTCTTTCCAAAGAGATCCCGTTATATACCCAGTATGCTTTTAAAATCCTATTTaattaaatgagaaaaagaaaaataggatatGTAGAAGTTAAATAATCAGGCCATCAGCATTTTAAATCTCATATCATTTTTGCTTTCCAAAGAAAGCTCATATTAAATAATAACTTGATTGTACTTATGAATAACTTTTGTAtttatatgaataaatgccttgAACAACatgaaaaaagcaaagaaaaataagaggTATCTCCACATTTGATACAAACACAGAAGATTGATGACTAATGTTGTctaatatatagtatttatatcCTAATAATCCCAGGGTTTGTTGATAGTTATCAGCGAAAGGGATCTGGAAAAAGCCTGAGTTTCAATGGGAtgttttacattcatttttcCACATGCTACATTACAGCTTCTCAGACTCATACTTAGAAAAAGAAGTGAAatgtttcttcaatttattttaaataaatttatttccctTAGTTCCCTCTGTATCCTGCCTTGCTTCTTCATTGAAACATATTTGTCATGTCACTTACACAATcttaaaatattactattttgatTATCCACTTCTTGTGTAAAGTGAGATGAAAGCACTACATTTTCTCCAGACTGGAATGTTCTCATACACAGACGCTAGTCTGAGTATAAACAAGTGAGGCAGAAGGCAACCCTGCCTCTCACCTGGTTTCACtttttctcactttttaaaaattatttatttaaaatttgatattaaaatattatctcattttttctatatttcctttCCTCCATTCAAATCAGTCCATGTACCCTACATTGGACCAAAAATGAAGAAGCAGACATTACATGAATCAGCAATTCATAtgtggttatttttgttgttcattGTTTTTTGAGGCTACCTTAttatcttcttaatttttttcctacttaAAGATTGGTTAGGTTCGAGTGAAGGTTTTCCTTCAGAGAACATGAACATGTACAAACACTGCCTTGGACCAACACATATAGTGATATAGATAAAATCTCAGTACTGCTAAGGGGATGCAGCAATAAATTTATTCCTTGGCACATTTTGCAATATTTGTAGACCAGTGCCTTGCTCAACATCTTCAAAGAAGCTTCTGCATGCAGTATatgcagagaggagggagggagactgcgATTAGGGTAGA is a genomic window containing:
- the LOC127669289 gene encoding olfactory receptor 14J1-like, coding for MNGFLLKGFSDKHELQVLYALFFLVTYLFGSAENFINITITTLDPQLQSAMYYFLKHLSILDLSSLSVTVPQYVDSSMAGSGYISYGQWMLQIFFLTGFTWALAWSETAILTVMSYDRYVAICLPLHYEVIMSPRKCTWAVAVVWLSGSMSGTLYTTGILSIRFCGEKIIHQFFCDVPQLLKLSCSNNYLVIMGVVNFLSAIAFVCFIGIVISYVHIFSTVLCPLLKADLRSSLLAFPISLLSHFVFLQEPLHISTQPQTLPLL